One part of the Marinobacter sp. M3C genome encodes these proteins:
- a CDS encoding 2-dehydropantoate 2-reductase yields the protein MTAGVKRFRDGGQIAILGAGSMGRLWAALLPSSHCGFLPRLSGNTSELELGGNFSRQEGLPETRCEYVLVRSAPPSMAAQGFGKAGLTASPSAGDARTSVRLPWLHSAAGVELLLVTTKAGDTLPALEGWLPHIAEDTPIVLFQNGLGSQQAVAERWPDRPILAASSTEGANRPEPDVLVHAGVGDTWVGPLTDSASATTESVVQRLAQSGLQVHAENSIVPRLWQKLMVNAGINAFTALLDCPNGAIVDAPLYRQTIDGLCTEITALLQADTGERATPQALRERIEAIAKSTARNTSSMRADANAGRKTEIDFINGYLVQCGQRHGIATPVNQMLVQRVKSL from the coding sequence ATGACTGCGGGAGTTAAGCGTTTCAGGGATGGCGGGCAGATCGCCATTCTTGGAGCGGGTTCAATGGGGCGGCTATGGGCCGCCCTTTTGCCGTCTTCGCATTGTGGGTTTTTGCCTCGGCTCTCGGGGAATACTTCTGAACTTGAGCTTGGGGGGAACTTCAGTCGTCAGGAAGGCCTTCCCGAAACACGCTGTGAATACGTCCTTGTACGCTCTGCTCCGCCATCCATGGCTGCGCAAGGTTTCGGCAAGGCCGGCCTGACGGCTTCGCCGAGCGCCGGTGATGCGCGTACTTCTGTACGCCTGCCGTGGCTTCATTCGGCTGCTGGTGTCGAATTACTACTAGTAACCACTAAAGCTGGCGATACACTTCCGGCTTTAGAGGGTTGGCTGCCGCATATTGCCGAGGACACACCTATTGTTCTTTTCCAGAACGGTCTGGGCAGCCAGCAAGCGGTAGCCGAACGCTGGCCGGATCGACCGATTTTGGCGGCCAGTTCCACCGAGGGGGCCAATCGACCAGAGCCGGATGTGTTGGTGCATGCCGGAGTCGGTGACACCTGGGTGGGCCCGCTTACGGACTCTGCCTCTGCCACTACTGAATCAGTGGTTCAGCGGCTGGCACAATCCGGATTACAGGTACATGCCGAAAACAGTATTGTGCCGCGACTGTGGCAAAAGCTGATGGTCAACGCCGGAATTAATGCGTTTACCGCACTACTGGACTGCCCGAATGGCGCCATAGTGGACGCGCCGCTGTATCGGCAGACGATTGACGGGCTATGCACCGAAATCACTGCTTTACTGCAGGCCGATACCGGTGAGCGTGCTACCCCGCAAGCGCTGCGGGAGCGGATTGAGGCGATCGCCAAAAGCACGGCCCGTAACACCTCGTCGATGCGTGCGGATGCAAACGCAGGGCGTAAAACCGAGATCGATTTTATAAATGGTTACCTTGTGCAGTGCGGGCAGCGACACGGGATTGCCACACCGGTAAACCAAATGTTGGTTCAGCGAGTAAAATCTCTTTAG